Genomic segment of Actinomycetota bacterium:
ACGATCTCCGCCGACGAGGTGATCGGCCACGTCGCCCAGATGGACGGGGTCCACGACTCGCTGCTGGTGGAGGGCGCCGGCGGCTTCATGGTCCCGCTCGCCCCCGGGTGGACGGTCGCCAACCTGGCGGGGACGCTCGGGTTCCCGGTGCTGATCGTCGCCCGGCCCGGCCTCGGGACCGTCAACCACACGGTGATGACCGCGATGATGATCCAGGCATCCGGCCTGGAGGTCGCCGGGGTCGTGTTGAACGGCTGGGGGCCCGACACCGACGCCGACAGCCGGGACAACGCGGCGATGATCGAGGAGTTCGGGGGGGTCAACGTGCTTGGTATGACCCCGCACCTGGCCGGACCGCTCACGACCGAACGCCTGCGTGGGATGATCAACGACCACATTCACCTCGGGCCGATCCGCCGCCATCTGATGCCGGCCGTTCCGACCCCGCCGCAAGAGGAGGAAGTTCCAACCTGAGTCCGATCGAAGCTCCCCAGACCTCCACCGGCGACCGGTGGGATGCTCTGGCGACCCGCGTCCTGGAGGAGGGCCACCGCCCGACCCGGACCGAGGCGCTGGACCTGCTGGCCTCCGGCGACGCCGACCTGCTGGCGGTCCTGCACGCCGCTTTTCGCATCCGCCGGGCCCACTTCGGGGTGAAGGTCAAGCTCAACATGCTGATCAACGCCAAAAGCGGCATCTGCCCGGAGGACTGCGGCTACTGCTCGCAGTCCCGGGTTTCCGAGGCCCCCATCGCCAAGTACCGGATGTTGTCGAAGGACGTCCTGGTCGCCGGCGCCCACGAGGCGTGGAGCCGTAAGGCCGCCACCTACTGCATCGTTGCCAGCGGCCGGGGGCCGTCGGCCCGGGACCTGGACGAGGTCACCGCAGCGGTCCGGCAGATCAAGCGGGAGCTTCCGATGAAGGTCTGCGCCTGCCTCGGCCTGCTGAAAGAGGACGACGCGGTCCGGCTGAAGGAGGCAGGCGTCGACCGCTACAACCACAACCTGAACACCTCCTCCGACCACCACGCCAACATCGTCACGACCCACACCTACGACGACCGGGTCCGGACGCTCGGCGCCGTGAAGGCTGCCGGCATCTCGCCCTGCAGCGGCTTCATCGCCGGGATGGGCGAGACCGACGCCCAGATCGTCGGCGTCGCCGGCGCCCTGGCCGAGCTGGACATCGACTCGATCCCGGTGAACTTCCTCACGCCGATCGAGGGCACGCCGCTGGCCGGGCTGGCCGAGCTGGACCCCAGGCGGTGCCTGAGGATCCTGGCGCTGCTGCGCTTCATGTGCCCCTCGAAGGAGATCCGGGTGGCCGGGGGCCGCGAGGTGCACCTCAGGTCGCTGCAGCCGCTGGCGATGTATCCGGCCAACGCAATTTTCATCGGCGACTACCTGACCACCGAGGGCCAGGACGCCGAGGACGACTACCGGATGATCGAAGATCTCGGGTTCGAGATCGAGGAGTGCGCGCTCTGAGCGACTGGGACTCCTGGGTCTCGTCGAGGCTGGACCGCCTGGAGCGGGACGGCTTGATGCGCCGGCTCCGGCCGGCCGACCACACCAGCGCCCGCACCGTTCGCCGGGAGGGTCCCGAGCTGGTCAACTTCTCCTCCAACGACTACCTGGGCCTGTCCCGGCACCCGGCGGTCCTGGCCGGCTCGGAGCGGGACCTGCGGAAGGGCGCCGGGGCGACGGCCTCCCGCCTCATGGCCGGCACCGACTACGACTACGTCGCCCTCGAGAACGCCCTCGCCTTCTTCAAGGGGACCGAGGCGGCCCTGGTGTTCGGCAGCGGCTACCTGGCGAACGTCGGGACCATCCCGGCACTGGTGGGGCACGGCGACGCGGTGTTCAGCGACCGGCTGAACCACGCCAGCATCGTCGACGGGATGCTGCTGTCGGGGGCCGCGATCCGCCGTTACCGGCACAACGACATGGAGGACCTGGAGCAGATGCTCCGCGAGCACCGGGGGACGGGGCGCAAGCTGATCGTCACCGAGACGCTGTTCGGCATGGACGGGGACCTGGCGGCTCTGGAGAAGATCGTCGAGCTCAAAAACCGGTACGGGGCCGCCCTGATGGTCGACGAGGCCCACGCGGTCGGAGTCTACGGCCCCCAGGGCCGGGGCCTGGCTCACCAGCTGGGTCTGCAGGACGAGGTCGACGTGCACATGGGCACGTTCAGCAAGGCATTCGGCCTTTACGGCGGCTACATCGCGACCAGGCGGTCGTGGGCCGACTACCTGGTCAACTCCGCCCGCAGCTTCGTCTACACCACGGCCCTGCCCCCTGCGCTGATCGGCGGCGCCGGCGCCGCCATCGAGATCGTCATGGCCTCCGACCACCTCCGCGACCGGATCAGGGAGCTGTCCGCACTGTTTCGTGAGGGGCTGGCCGGCCTCGGGCTGGACGCCGGGACATCGAGTTCGCAGATCCAGCCGGTGGTCGTGGGGGAGGCGGACCGGGTGGTCGAGCTCGGCGCCCGCCTGGAGGAGCTCGGGGTGCTCGCCGTTCCCATCCGGCCCCCGACCGTGCCGCAGGGCGGCGCCCGGCTGCGCTTCTCCATATGCGCGACCCACACCGAGGACGACATCGCGGCCGCCCTCGCGGCCCTGAAAACCGCCACCGGGGTGGACGTTGCCGCCGGCTGACTCCCTGCTCACCATCGACAAGGCGGCGGTGGCTTCCCGCTTCAACCGCAGCGCGGAAACCTACGACGACCACTGCCGGGTCCAGCGTCTGATGGCCGACCGCCTGGTGGTCTGCCTGGAGGGCGTTGCGGCGCCGGCCCGGATCCTGGAGCTCGGCTGTGGCACCGGCTACCTCACGTCTCTGCTGGCGTCCCGGTTCCCCGCATCGAAGATCGTGGCACTGGACTTTGCCGAACGGATGGTCGAGGTTGCACGGAACCGGGTGCGGGGAAGCCTGGTGGACCTGGACGTGGCCGACGCCGAAAGCGCCGATTTCGACCCCGAGTCCTTCGACCTGATCGTCTCCAACGCGACGATCCAGTGGTTCGACACCCCGGCCGGGTCCCTCGCCCGGCTGGCTTCCGCGCTCCGCCCCGGCGGCCTGATGCTCCACTCCACGTTCGGTCCCGGAACGTTCGCCGAGTTGCGATCGGTTCTCCGAACCGACGGCCTGCCGTTGCGGCCGGCAGACCGCTGGAGATCAATGCTCCAGGATGCCGGTCTAACGGCCGGCCTCTGTACTACCGGTCGGGTGACCGTCACCTACCCCAGCGCAGCAGGCTTTTTGGCCGAGCTGCGTGCGACCGGGGCCACCTGGAGGCCGAACGGGTCGGACGGTCCACCGCTGCCTCCAGGGCTTCTGCGCTCCGCCCTCGCCCGGTACGATGCCGAGTTCGCCGCTCCCGGAGGCGTGCCGGTGACCTACGAGCTCCTCGTGGTTTCCGGCACCCGGCCGGGTAAAACCATCTAAAGGGTAAAGAAAAGTAGGATTGTCCTAACGATCCAAATTGATTTCGTTTTCCCAGGCCG
This window contains:
- the bioD gene encoding dethiobiotin synthase, translated to MRGIFVTGTDTGVGKTVITAGVAAALRSEGMDVGVCKPIQSGHLATDPEGDTIQLLSLSGVEDAPAMVNRYSFSAALAPLVAARLEDQTISADEVIGHVAQMDGVHDSLLVEGAGGFMVPLAPGWTVANLAGTLGFPVLIVARPGLGTVNHTVMTAMMIQASGLEVAGVVLNGWGPDTDADSRDNAAMIEEFGGVNVLGMTPHLAGPLTTERLRGMINDHIHLGPIRRHLMPAVPTPPQEEEVPT
- the bioB gene encoding biotin synthase BioB, translating into MATRVLEEGHRPTRTEALDLLASGDADLLAVLHAAFRIRRAHFGVKVKLNMLINAKSGICPEDCGYCSQSRVSEAPIAKYRMLSKDVLVAGAHEAWSRKAATYCIVASGRGPSARDLDEVTAAVRQIKRELPMKVCACLGLLKEDDAVRLKEAGVDRYNHNLNTSSDHHANIVTTHTYDDRVRTLGAVKAAGISPCSGFIAGMGETDAQIVGVAGALAELDIDSIPVNFLTPIEGTPLAGLAELDPRRCLRILALLRFMCPSKEIRVAGGREVHLRSLQPLAMYPANAIFIGDYLTTEGQDAEDDYRMIEDLGFEIEECAL
- the bioC gene encoding malonyl-ACP O-methyltransferase BioC, translating into MPPADSLLTIDKAAVASRFNRSAETYDDHCRVQRLMADRLVVCLEGVAAPARILELGCGTGYLTSLLASRFPASKIVALDFAERMVEVARNRVRGSLVDLDVADAESADFDPESFDLIVSNATIQWFDTPAGSLARLASALRPGGLMLHSTFGPGTFAELRSVLRTDGLPLRPADRWRSMLQDAGLTAGLCTTGRVTVTYPSAAGFLAELRATGATWRPNGSDGPPLPPGLLRSALARYDAEFAAPGGVPVTYELLVVSGTRPGKTI
- the bioF gene encoding 8-amino-7-oxononanoate synthase, whose amino-acid sequence is MRALSDWDSWVSSRLDRLERDGLMRRLRPADHTSARTVRREGPELVNFSSNDYLGLSRHPAVLAGSERDLRKGAGATASRLMAGTDYDYVALENALAFFKGTEAALVFGSGYLANVGTIPALVGHGDAVFSDRLNHASIVDGMLLSGAAIRRYRHNDMEDLEQMLREHRGTGRKLIVTETLFGMDGDLAALEKIVELKNRYGAALMVDEAHAVGVYGPQGRGLAHQLGLQDEVDVHMGTFSKAFGLYGGYIATRRSWADYLVNSARSFVYTTALPPALIGGAGAAIEIVMASDHLRDRIRELSALFREGLAGLGLDAGTSSSQIQPVVVGEADRVVELGARLEELGVLAVPIRPPTVPQGGARLRFSICATHTEDDIAAALAALKTATGVDVAAG